The following coding sequences are from one Phoenix dactylifera cultivar Barhee BC4 unplaced genomic scaffold, palm_55x_up_171113_PBpolish2nd_filt_p 000194F, whole genome shotgun sequence window:
- the LOC103717048 gene encoding ethylene-responsive transcription factor-like protein At4g13040 isoform X2, with product MWSSLLLKNCVGKLIQFHFLRACEIAAMVSIRRRRYLGLCTGKSSIPVELPKPAAIGNTVENSNQNVKPFSVHPMPSDNLSLQMPVNVSEALPGSSNASGSSSSKEEVNHYYPGKQIKRRKRHRRKHFEDQEPCVMRGVYFKNMKWQAAIKVDKKQIHLGTVGSQEEAARLYDRAAFMCGREPNFELLEEEKQELRQYKWEDFLAVTRNAINNKKHQKRLGADRRKKPESQLQSNDGEREKGTHASSASDDGDADTSVS from the exons ATGTGGTCGTCATTGTTGCTGAAAAATTGTGTTGGAAAGCTGATTCAGTTTCATTTCCTCAGAGCTTGT GAGATTGCAGCCATGGTTAGCATAAGGAGACGGAGATATCTGGGCCTCTGCACAG GGAAAAGCTCCATTCCTGTTGAGCTTCCCAAGCCTGCTGCCATTGGGAACACTGTGGAAAATTCTAATCAGAATGTGAAGCCATTCAGTGTGCATCCTATGCCTTCAGATAATTTAAGCCTTCAAATGCCG GTTAATGTTTCTGAAGCATTACCTGGATCTTCAAATGCATCTGGTTCAAGCTCATCCAAGGAAGAGGTAAATCATTATTATCCAG GTAAACAAATCAAACGCAGGAAGCGACACAGGAGAAAGCACTTTGAAGACCAAGAACCATGCGTAATGAGGGGtgtttatttcaaaaatatgaaATGGCAGGCAGCAATAAAAGTTGACAAGAAGCAAATACACTTGGGCACTGTTGGATCACAAGAGGAAGCGGCCCGATTGTATGACAG AGCTGCTTTTATGTGCGGGAGAGAACCCAACTTTGAACTCTTagaggaggagaagcaagaACTAAGACAGTACAAGTGGGAAGATTTCTTGGCAGTGACGCGCAACGCCATCAACAACAAGA aacatCAGAAAAGGCTTGGTGCGGATAGGCGAAAGAAGCCTGAGAGCCAGTTGCAGAGTAATGATGGGGAGCGTGAGAAAGGCACCCATGCTTCATCAGCATCTGATGATGGAGACGCTGATACATCTGTCTCATAA
- the LOC103717048 gene encoding ethylene-responsive transcription factor-like protein At4g13040 isoform X1 has translation MIKVGVVNELDLAVGMNIEMLREPDVVVIVAEKLCWKADSVSFPQSLSMVSIRRRRYLGLCTGKSSIPVELPKPAAIGNTVENSNQNVKPFSVHPMPSDNLSLQMPVNVSEALPGSSNASGSSSSKEEVNHYYPGKQIKRRKRHRRKHFEDQEPCVMRGVYFKNMKWQAAIKVDKKQIHLGTVGSQEEAARLYDRAAFMCGREPNFELLEEEKQELRQYKWEDFLAVTRNAINNKKHQKRLGADRRKKPESQLQSNDGEREKGTHASSASDDGDADTSVS, from the exons ATGATTAAAGTTGGGGTCGTGAATGAGTTGGATTTGGCTGTTGGCATGAATATCGAGATGCTTAGGGAGCCAGATGTGGTCGTCATTGTTGCTGAAAAATTGTGTTGGAAAGCTGATTCAGTTTCATTTCCTCAGAGCTTGT CCATGGTTAGCATAAGGAGACGGAGATATCTGGGCCTCTGCACAG GGAAAAGCTCCATTCCTGTTGAGCTTCCCAAGCCTGCTGCCATTGGGAACACTGTGGAAAATTCTAATCAGAATGTGAAGCCATTCAGTGTGCATCCTATGCCTTCAGATAATTTAAGCCTTCAAATGCCG GTTAATGTTTCTGAAGCATTACCTGGATCTTCAAATGCATCTGGTTCAAGCTCATCCAAGGAAGAGGTAAATCATTATTATCCAG GTAAACAAATCAAACGCAGGAAGCGACACAGGAGAAAGCACTTTGAAGACCAAGAACCATGCGTAATGAGGGGtgtttatttcaaaaatatgaaATGGCAGGCAGCAATAAAAGTTGACAAGAAGCAAATACACTTGGGCACTGTTGGATCACAAGAGGAAGCGGCCCGATTGTATGACAG AGCTGCTTTTATGTGCGGGAGAGAACCCAACTTTGAACTCTTagaggaggagaagcaagaACTAAGACAGTACAAGTGGGAAGATTTCTTGGCAGTGACGCGCAACGCCATCAACAACAAGA aacatCAGAAAAGGCTTGGTGCGGATAGGCGAAAGAAGCCTGAGAGCCAGTTGCAGAGTAATGATGGGGAGCGTGAGAAAGGCACCCATGCTTCATCAGCATCTGATGATGGAGACGCTGATACATCTGTCTCATAA
- the LOC103717048 gene encoding ethylene-responsive transcription factor-like protein At4g13040 isoform X3 yields the protein MVSIRRRRYLGLCTGKSSIPVELPKPAAIGNTVENSNQNVKPFSVHPMPSDNLSLQMPVNVSEALPGSSNASGSSSSKEEVNHYYPGKQIKRRKRHRRKHFEDQEPCVMRGVYFKNMKWQAAIKVDKKQIHLGTVGSQEEAARLYDRAAFMCGREPNFELLEEEKQELRQYKWEDFLAVTRNAINNKKHQKRLGADRRKKPESQLQSNDGEREKGTHASSASDDGDADTSVS from the exons ATGGTTAGCATAAGGAGACGGAGATATCTGGGCCTCTGCACAG GGAAAAGCTCCATTCCTGTTGAGCTTCCCAAGCCTGCTGCCATTGGGAACACTGTGGAAAATTCTAATCAGAATGTGAAGCCATTCAGTGTGCATCCTATGCCTTCAGATAATTTAAGCCTTCAAATGCCG GTTAATGTTTCTGAAGCATTACCTGGATCTTCAAATGCATCTGGTTCAAGCTCATCCAAGGAAGAGGTAAATCATTATTATCCAG GTAAACAAATCAAACGCAGGAAGCGACACAGGAGAAAGCACTTTGAAGACCAAGAACCATGCGTAATGAGGGGtgtttatttcaaaaatatgaaATGGCAGGCAGCAATAAAAGTTGACAAGAAGCAAATACACTTGGGCACTGTTGGATCACAAGAGGAAGCGGCCCGATTGTATGACAG AGCTGCTTTTATGTGCGGGAGAGAACCCAACTTTGAACTCTTagaggaggagaagcaagaACTAAGACAGTACAAGTGGGAAGATTTCTTGGCAGTGACGCGCAACGCCATCAACAACAAGA aacatCAGAAAAGGCTTGGTGCGGATAGGCGAAAGAAGCCTGAGAGCCAGTTGCAGAGTAATGATGGGGAGCGTGAGAAAGGCACCCATGCTTCATCAGCATCTGATGATGGAGACGCTGATACATCTGTCTCATAA